Genomic segment of Mastomys coucha isolate ucsf_1 unplaced genomic scaffold, UCSF_Mcou_1 pScaffold23, whole genome shotgun sequence:
AACCCAGGCATGCTGGTAGTTCCAGCTATTCAAGAGGCCAAAACAGGAAGATTACTTGAGCCCAGGAATTCATTCTGGGTAATACAGCTAGACCACCAGCCACctctttaagagagagagagaaaaagaaagctgggtgtggctcatgcctgtaatatGTGCTCTTAGGAGACCAAGGTTGGGGCACATTCTCAGTTTTTGTTATTCCACTGCCAGTCCTATATACTTTGAAGAAAAATTACACAaccccttctctgtcctctgctcTCTTGCACAAAAGGTGCAAGGCTACAGGTTTGGGATCCCACTCTGAGTGGGAAGAGGTCCAGACAGTACATAGTAATGTGCTTTACAGGTCCTGCCTAACCACTGAGGTCTGACGGAGTCTTATATCTTGAAATCTGGACACCTAGGACATTTTGTAGAACTTCTATTGTTTCTCCAAATAGGGCCTAAGCTGCTGAGAACATGTAACACTCTGAACTCAGTCTGCCAGTGCTTGGACCTTACTAGACTCCAAGTCAGTATTACTGATCAGGCAGACCCTGAGGGTAGTTGCTACCTCCCATACTCAGCCCTCAGTAGCTGAGGCTCCCCCTCAGAAACAGAAGAGGCCCAGCCATGGATCCAGATTCCTTGAACTCAGGGTTGTGATTCTCTTTTCATGGTTCACTGGGAGACATTATGGACAGCACATTGGGTATCCCTTTCCAAGTAGTCAGCACACTGGGGTACACTTTTCAAAGTGGACATACCTTTTTCACTCCCTGGGTCTTTACTctgcctctccttttctccaCAGGTCTGGAGACTTTCAGTCAGCTTGTTTGGAAATCAGCTGAGGGCACGGTAAGTATGGCCCCAGCAGGAGTCTGTTTGGAGATACAGTAATGTGGCTCCCTTGGGTCATTTAGCAACTATCTTGGTGCCATATTGCTTTGAAGAAAACAACCCTGCTGGCTTTAAGAAAGTCTAGTTTGTAAATTGAGTAGTGTATCagatgcttgtgtgtgtttggcaTGGGATGGTCATTTGTGGTCTTGGCTGCGGAAAGGTTGGTGGGAAGAATGGAAGGATAGTTATTTTGGAGAACATTCACACATTGTATTTTGGGGATCTTGggagagtctcctttctctgtctggaTGGTAAGCTCCTTTGAATCCTGATGCATTCAGTGTTTGCTCCACACAGTTCTTTATCAACAAGACAAAGATTAAAGACTTTCCTCGATTCCCTCACCGGGGCGTACTGCTGGATACATCTCGCCATTACCTGCCATTGTCTAGCATCCTGGACACCCTGGTAACCAAGCCTCAGGGCCGTCTTCATTTCATGCATAGGTTCTGGGTAGTGggacataatggagcatgtgtatGTAACTCTGTGAGCCCCTGGGAAAAGTGTAGAGACTGCCTACTCCAGGATAAGAAGGATTTGGATACAGTGTTGCTTATACTATTTGGGGGAATTGATTTCTCTGCCAGACGCAGCTGACTGCAGTTTAATTAAGTCAAGATTATAGGAAAGTTGCTCTAAAGCCTTTACTGGGGAAGTAGCTAGCACTCCTGAATCTGATGTGCAGTTGTTGTTCATCTAACCACATGGGGCTGCATTTCCTTTGTCCCTTTGGTGGAACCAAGGGAGCTGACATATGTCAGCCTTGGCGGCTGTGAGTTAAGTTATGGGGCAGCTGAGTTCCCAGCAGGCCTcacagagagatgggaggaggtgGAAGCGTTTGTTCTTAGATACATGGGGGCCTTAGAAAGCAAGAGGGTTCTGCAGTGCTGCGGCCAGAATTCATCTGGAAGATGGCTCTGAAACATGCTTCCTTACAGGAAGATCTGACTTAGAGAAATATAAGTGCATCCCTGGAATTTGAGGAAGGTTAAGTTTTGCTACTGTATGTAGAGCAGTCTGCCCAGTATGGGGTTCTGATGTTTGCTCTGGCCTCCAGGATGTCATGGCATACAATAAATTCAACGTGTTCCACTGGCACTTAGTGGACGACTCTTCCTTCCCATATGAGAGCTTCACTTTCCCAGAACTCACCAGAAAGGTATGATTCATGTTACCCAAACATGGTCTCCAGGTTCTCAagggcagtagttctcaacctaaCTAATCAGAGGAAAAGGACAACAGCTTTGTAGTCAGGACCCAAGGATTCAAGTCCCCACATTAATTTGTTTTATAACCTTCAGTGGCTAAtatctcctggttttgttttttgatgttatTTACATACATTCTGTTAAATGGGCATAATTCCTTCTTATTTATCTCGTTAGCTTTAGATTGCTCAGATAAAGCAGTAGATGTTGTCCTGGGAAGATGGGGCAGTTTGGAGAATGGGAGTGGGTACCTGGAGCTCAGTGCTGAGgttcaggttcagtgagtgacCCTGGTCTTAGTcggtgttctgttgctgtgaagatacCGTGACTGTGGCCACTCTTAtgaatgaaagcatttaattgggtcttgCGTACAGATGAAAGATTTAGTCCATTGTTGTTGTGCAGGtaggcacagtgctggagaagtagtttgAGCAGTCTTCATCTACATATATAGGCAGCATATCTATAGGAGggtgagccactgggcctggcttgagcttccaaaacctcaaagcccatcctgcCCCCAGTGGCATACtccctccatcaaggccacacctattctaacaaggtcacacctcctaatagtgctactctctggtaatcaagcattcaaatctatgaccttatgggggccattcttattcaaaccattataaatccctatctcagaaaataaaagaaagttgtGTGGGAACACGCACAATGGTGCTGccacatgcaggcatgcatacttaccaaaagaaagcagaagatgTGGTAACTTTGGGGAAATTTTATCATAGTTTTATCATAATAGATTCTTGAAGAAGTCACCAGTACACGTGGGCTGTGGACAAATGTTCTAAAATTCAgggtatttgaatattttctgttGCCAGTAGCCACAGGGAGTGAGATTCTGAAGGTatctcctgcctttctttcaggGGTCCTTCAACCCTGTCACCCACATCTACACAGCACAGGATGTGAAGGAGGTCATTGAGTATGCAAGGCTTCGGGGTATCCGTGTGCTAGCAGAATTTGACACTCCTGGCCACACTTTGTCCTGGGGGCCAGGTAAGAATAAAGCTGCAGTTGGAGGGGTCTGCTCAAAGAGGGGCCCCAGGTCTTATATGTCTTATATCTTGGCCTTGGCTCTTGAAAGTTGTTTTCCATGAACTCCTGCCCAGAAGAACTTCTTTTCATAGGTAAAGCAAGAAAGTGGCTCAAGTGAGCCAGCTCCAGCTCCTGCTACAGAAGTTATTTCTGAGGGTGTCTTGGCCCCAAAGCCTTCCTGCTCCTAGGAAAAACTTAATTTATGCAGAGAGTACTTTCACTATTAAAATTATGGGCAGATGGAGCTAGAGAGgtatggctcagcaattaagagaactggttgctcttctagaaatcctaggttcaattcccagcacccacctggcaaaTAATAAACATCTATAATAGTAGTCctatgggatctgataccttttGGTgtgcagatacacatacacagacaaaacatccatatacataaaacaaatatgccttaaaagtgtgtgtgtgtgtttgtgtgtgtaagggaAGAGGCCATGCATATTGGTAGACGTCTATAAACCCACCACTTAGGAAACCACAAAGGCAAGAGGGTCTGAAATTCATTGCCAGCCTGATGCATAAGTGCCTCAGGcttctgtcttctgtcctccCCCTACTCCCAGCAAAAGCTGGGAGTGTTTCCCATATACTGCTGTAGGCTTTTTATATCTTAGAGTAGGTACTGAGGATTGGACCCCTAGGGTAGAATTTGTATGAAAGAAGATGGAGccgtgggggtgagggggttgcacacacctttatcccagcactcagacagaggcaggcgaatttctaagttgaaggccagcttggtctatagagtgagttctgtgGATACCCAGGGCcacacaatgaaaccctgtctgaaaaacaaaacaaaataaaaaacaaaaaagttgaagCTAGCCTTCAGAGATCACCATTAAATGATAATTTTTGCTGCTCACTCACTTGCTTCTGTATCCAAGAACCAGGAGTGAACCCCAGGTAACACCTTTGGGGAGATTGAAATAGGCTGCTACCTGGCCTCAGCCACACCTGGAAGCTTCCAGGCCCAGATACAGCCCTCAGGAAATGTGGAACTGGGCAGCAGGAGCTAGAGTGGAGAGGCTGTCAGTGGGTGCTATCATGCCGTCTTTTTGAGAATAGACAATAGACTTAAGGAGCTGGGTGATTTATGCTGGAAAATGTGTATTGGGGCAAGATCGCACACATCAGTATTTATGTGCCTATAACCAGCCTCAGTCTCTGATGGTAGGtagatttttatttactaattgTGACTAAACAGGTTATTACTGATGCCTGTGAGTACCCAGTATTATACGTGTGGGTGAACACAGTCATCTCCTCTATATAGGGCCTACTGTGCAGGAGTATCCATAGGCAGGTATGTGTAACACTTGTGGGTTCTCTGTTAACTTAGGTATCCCTGGGTTATTAACACCTTGCTACTCTGGGCCTCATCTCTCTGGCACCTTTGGACCTGTGGACCCCAGTCTCAACAGCACCTATGACTTCATGAGCACACTCTTCCTGGAGATCAGCTCTGTCTTCCCGGACTTCTATCTCCACCTAGGAGGAGATGAAGTTGACTTTACCTGCTGGTATGAGCCCTTTGGACTTCATGCACCAGCCTGAGGGTGGGTTACTCAATCAGCACTATGAGCCTACTGCTGCTACTTAAGGACTCACTTCTAAGGGAGCCATGTCTCAGCCTAGAGAGGCCTTATATGAGGAGCAAGGCTGTTGGTAtgaccccttcctcctccttcctcacatCCTCGAGATATTTATGGATATCCTCATTCTGAGCCTAGAACTGTCTTGGAAAAATGGAGGATAGAGAAAAATAGTCCCCACTTAAGAAGGCTTAAAATAGTCCAATCAAGAGTCTAGTGGAAGCTAGAAGAGCACTTACTGATGTATCAGAGGATTGAGGGTTGGGGTTTGGATTCCCACCTAGCACCCACACTGGCAGCTCAGGAATACCTGTAACTCTAGAGCAGAGGGATCTGACATCTTACAGCTTCAGTGggacactgcacacatgcatgcacatacacatattataagTTTTAAATCTAAAAACATAAGTCTACATGAACTACAGAGTTCAGGATTAATAAATGACAAGACCTAATTAATGTTAAGTCATAAAGTTCAACCTCTCAGATCTACAGTGCCCAAAATGGGGAAGGGGCTTCTGAGCAGTTGGCCGCAGAGTTGGGTCTGAGGAAAGTTTGTCTTTTGGGAACATGATGGGAAAGGCATGGAAGCTAACACAGGAACTGTAGGTTAAGGAATCTGCAGCAGGTCAGAGATCATAGGCTTGCTGTCCACTAGGACAGCAGAGCCAGAGACCAGTGTGATCCAAAGAGCAAATGGAAGGTGCCTTCTCCCTGAGAGCATGGGCTTGAGACTCCTCAAGATCAggcttcttctgtttttgtttttgtttttgttttgttttgtttttttcaagtcagggtttctctgaatagccctggctgtcctggaactcactctgtggaccaggctgtcctcgaactcagaaatctgcctgcctctgcctcccaagtgctgggattaaagacatgaaccaccactgcctggccaggcttctttctttcttagcctgtgtCTGTTCTGTACAGCCTTACATGCCTACAACTTCACTGCAGACTTCTGGCTCTCTCTGGTGGTTTGATATTTTAGGTGGAAGGGGCAGTTAGTTGCATGGGACTCCTGAAGATTGTCATGGCTTCAGGATGATGGAAGAGCTAATCATCACTCTTTTCTGGCTCCCCAGGAAGTCCAACCCCAACATCCAGGCCTTCATGAAGAAAAAGGGCTTTACTGACTTCAAGCAGCTGGAGTCTTACTACATCCAGACGTGAGAAAGCAAGGAGGGTGGGGTGTATTAGGAATGGTGTCTCCTCTCAGTATCAAAGTCCCTAGGACCATTCCCTGCCCTCCAAGGGTCCCTTTGTCCTATCCTTTCAGGTTTAGAGTGGTCAGGTGGTAGACCCAGAGATTGTCATGTCCAGTCAGGGATAGGCCCTGCAAGGCTCAGCACCTAGAGGGCTGGCACACACGGCCGAGCGACACTTGCTgatgctcctctcctctccaggcTGCTGGACATCGTCTCTGATTATGACAAGGGCTATGTGGTGTGGCAGGAGGTATTTGATAATAAAGTGAAGGTGAGCAgggtcagagaagatgcacccatCTCCATCTCCCAGGCCTCCCTGACCACTATAGGGACTAGTCATGTTGCCAAATAGGTTCTACTTGTCAGAGAACTGGGCAGCATCTCTAGCTCTCTAGAAGAGCTACAAAAGTGTGACTGCTGGAGTTTAGAGTCAGGACCTCGTATCTAATTGTGGATTCCTGAGGCTTTGTGtgctctgctttcctcctgagtCACAGACTTAGATCCTCTGTTCCTTTGGACCCCACTGTCATTCCCCTCACCTCTCAACCAGTAATTACTTCTTCCATGTAGACAGGGAAGCTGCAGTGGGGCTGGGAGGGGAGCAGCTGGTTGCTTTGTTAAGTAGTGAACACTTCGGCTCAGAAGCATCCTTTGCTGCTGGGAAGTAGGGAACTCTCTGTGGCCTGGGTAGCATGTGTAAGAATGAACCTCGAGAGTCTTCTGAACTCTGTACCGTGACTGCCCTTTGACCTTTCATGACAGGTTCGACCAGATACAATCATACAGGTGTGGCGGGAAGAGACGCCAGTAGAGTACATGATGGAGTTGGAAGCAATTACCAGAGCTGGCTTCCGAGCCCTGCTGTCTGCTCCCTGGTACCTGAACCGTGTAAAGTATGGCCCTGACTGGAGGGACATGTACAAAGTGGAGCCCCTGGCATTTCATGGTGAGAGCAGGATACTCTGTTGGCTGGCCAGAGTCTGGACTGAGATCCAGGCTGGGAGTTAAGAAGGGCAAGGAACACATTGCAATTTAGGAAATGAAATGGCCTTTCTGAGGAGAAGACCGCACTGGAAGGATAGTTGAAGGAGAGCCTCATCACCATGGTCTGTTGTTTTCCCTCAGGTACGCCTGAACAGAAGGCTCTGGTCATTGGAGGGGAGGCCTGTATGTGGGGAGAGTATGTGGACAGCACAAACCTGGTCCCCAGGCTCTGGTAAGGATTTTGGGGTGAGGCCAGGAAGGTAGGCTGGAGGGTGAAAGGGTTAGGCTTGAGGCAGGGCTTGTGCCTCACAGTCTCAGTCCCTTCCAGCTACCCAGTGCTCCACCCTCAGAGGAAGGGCACTGAGATACTTCTCTTTGCATGGGATGCTCATGTCCCACATGGCTTCTATGTGTGTGCGTCCAATAAAGCACTAGGTATGCAGGAGAATGGCCATTGCCTCCATTTCACAAGTACTGTAAAGAACCCCAGGGTACTTGCTTGGGATCTAGTGGTGGGagtaaaggcattttctcaacaaCCCCCCCAAATATGGTTGGGTATACCAAGTTAACTTTCAGCTAGCATGCCTGTAAGGCTCACCCTTATTCCTGTGTCTTGTGGGAGAGGAGGAGCTTGGAATTACCATCTATATGCTAATGAGGATGGTTTTAATGAGGGTGGAACTGAGCCCTGGAACTGCCTGAGAGCCCCCATCTGATTGTCAGCTTTGAACAAGGTCTCATTCAAGGCTGAGCTAGTCTGGGAAGGAAGACAGGGCCCAATCTTCTGTCCACCCCCTCCTGCAGGCCCAGAGCGGGTGCAGTTGCTGAAAGACTGTGGAGCAGTAACCTGACAACTAATATGGACTTTGCCTTTAAACGTTTGTCGCATTTCCGTTGTGAGCTGGTGAGGTAAGCAGGCTATGGGCAGATCTgagaagaaaagagtaaaaaCCAAAACTTTTAGAAACTTCTTATGCCAGGTACTGTTTTTGACAGCTCCATCCCATAGAATTTGTATCATAGCCCAGAGGTAGGAAAATTTTGTCCCCATTTTAGGAGTATACAGCTCCTGAGCACTTTATTAAAAATTGGCAAGAAGCAGGATTTGAACCTGTCAGCTCTGACTGACTCATGAATGCCTACACCTCCATTGACTGTGGCTTGTGTAAGCAGTCATTTGATAGCCTAGAAATGTAGCCTAGTGCAGAGCTGACATGGTTGAGAGCCTCTGTTGTAGGCCCTAAGACAATGGGTGATTGAGGTAGTATTTTGTTATCTGCAAGCATgttgggttggtttgtttttttgtttttgttttttgtgtgtttgtgtgttgttgttgttataataaTGGAGGTGTGCTTGGGGGTCCCTAAAGGTCAGTTCTTAGGGCTTCCGACCCTTAGCTCAAAGGACAGGGCTTAATCCCTCCCTCAGTCCTCTCCACTGCTGTGCTTATTGAATATTAGAAGCAGGGGTGGACATCTGAGTGGGCCAAGAACATCAGACACTCCTCAGGCCCTGGCCTCTTTTCCAAAGTAACTGAATTtggggcagggggttggggggtggggtagagacCTGCAGGATAGAAAGAGTGCCCTCATTGAGAATCTTGGAGTGAGGTCACCAAGTAATTTGGGTACAGTAATATTTTGAGATTGAGTGAAATGGGAAGGGGGCTCTTGGTTATTGTGGAGACGGTGTTGCCATGGTCCAAGGCCAAATAACTcatcttccatttctttgttctcttacaggAGAGGAGTCCAGGCCCAGCCTATCAGTGTAGGCTTCTGTGAGCAGGAGTTTGAGCAGACTTGAGCCAGCCAGCAGTGTTGAGCACCCAGGAGGGTGCTGGCCTTAAGAGAGCAGTTCACGGGCTAGGCTTTTACTGCCTCCCGGCCAGGGGAGAAAGCCCCTTGCCCATGTGTCCCTGTGACTAGAGAGGAGGAGGCTGGTGCTGGCACTGGTGTTCAATAAAgatctgtgtggcattttctctaATCAGATTGGGTTGCCTGtgtaaaaagaaagcat
This window contains:
- the Hexa gene encoding beta-hexosaminidase subunit alpha, whose product is MACCRLWVSLLLAAALACLATALWPWPQYIQTYHRRYTLYPNNFQFRYHAGSAAQAGCVVLDEAFRRYRNLLFGSGSWPRPSFSKKQQTLGKNILVVSVITAECNEFPNLESVENYTLTINDDQCLLASETVWGALRGLETFSQLVWKSAEGTFFINKTKIKDFPRFPHRGVLLDTSRHYLPLSSILDTLDVMAYNKFNVFHWHLVDDSSFPYESFTFPELTRKGSFNPVTHIYTAQDVKEVIEYARLRGIRVLAEFDTPGHTLSWGPGIPGLLTPCYSGPHLSGTFGPVDPSLNSTYDFMSTLFLEISSVFPDFYLHLGGDEVDFTCWKSNPNIQAFMKKKGFTDFKQLESYYIQTLLDIVSDYDKGYVVWQEVFDNKVKVRPDTIIQVWREETPVEYMMELEAITRAGFRALLSAPWYLNRVKYGPDWRDMYKVEPLAFHGTPEQKALVIGGEACMWGEYVDSTNLVPRLWPRAGAVAERLWSSNLTTNMDFAFKRLSHFRCELVRRGVQAQPISVGFCEQEFEQT